The Pseudomonadota bacterium nucleotide sequence CTTACCCAGTATTTCGGCTCATCATCCAGGCCGAAGCGGCCTTCCTTTTCATAGCGCTTGACCCAGTAAAGGGTTGCGCCGAGGACAATCACATCGTCATATTCGACTTGGAAGAAGTCGCTGGTGTCGGTGATGATCTTAAACTTCTTCGGTACACGCTCCGGCCCCATGCTATGGGCAATCAGGGCTTCGGCAGCCTCCCGGGACAGGGGATTTGATTTCTGCATCGATTTGCTTTCCATATTTTATGGTAGCACTCAACAGAGGGGGAAATGCAAAGATTTTTTGCAAAGAAATGCGGGCTGGAGGTAATTCTGCTTATTTTTTCTGCAGGGCCTTGTGGAAATGATCAAAACTCAAAGGGGCCGAACCATTTTTCTTCGGTTGTAATGCCTCGGTGAGATACCGGTTCATGAAGGCCTGCTCCCGCCTCCGGCAATCTTTCAGAGAGAATTTCAGGTGAAGCGGCGACGAACCGTCTTTGCAGCGTTTTTCCGGGGCAGGTTGTTGCCAGGGATGGGCAAAAACCCTCGGGCCGGAATGCAGCAGACAGAGAAAGGAGTGATGGGTGGAGATCGCCCCTGCCCAGGGGTAATGGTCAAGATGGTAGCGTTGGGAGATGGTGTCGATTTTTTCTTCAAGCAGATCGTGGTCCGGCGACTGAGAGTTGTTTCCGGCCATGCGGAAAAGGGGGAAAAGCCGGAAGATATCACCTTGCGCATGGTAAACAGAAGCGATGCCGTATTGTTCCGGATGGCAGGAAATAAGTGAGCCGGGGGTGAGGTTGAACTCACCGGCAATGAATTGGTCGACCATCCCGCTTTGCTCATCGATAAGGGCAAGGGTCTCAGCCGCTTCCAGCTCCGTTTCGCCGGGATGATTGAGAAAGGTCATCCAGCTTGTAGAAATCCCGGCCTGATGAAAATTACGATTAATCCGGCGGATCAGGCCTGTATCGATGCCTTTGTTCATCAGACGCAGGACCCGATCAGAACCGCTTTCGATGCCGAAGGCAACGGCCCGAAGTCCGGCCTGGTAAAGCAGACGGCAGCGTTCCGGGGTATAGGATGATTCGATGCGAAGGTCGGTTGACCAGCGGATATCAAGGCCCTGGTCGATGATCCTCTGGGCCAGGGCCAGGGCATAGGCCGGAGAAAGGACATCGGCGGAGAGATAAAAATTCGTTACGCCGAATTTTTCCTGCAGAATCTGCAGGTCGGCAACCGCCCGTTCCACTGGAATTTCACGGTAGCTGTGGCGGCCTGATTGATTAAAACCATAGCTGCAGAATGAGCATTTGTTCCAGTAGCAGCCCCTGGTCGGGCTGTACAACAGCATCCGGTCAGGAGCGAGATAACGGTCAGGTTCAAGGTCGGCATAGTCGGGGGTTGCCGCATCGGCAAGGTCAA carries:
- a CDS encoding radical SAM protein, with amino-acid sequence MIIDSQTNTQTTDQTNSSFLIFPPFADPTWTYVGLPTLKGYLRQRGISVALRDYNIEGLYFLLAAETMEGWQQKLTARFHELNSRKRLTLYEQMEYRRVAEALPLCRDLSQCLSVMKDPQQFYHKKTYLRARDGFEELFQVMEAVCFPFRFSFNRADHLVAPWDFNLLEDYIAEKRSPFDQFYRRQLSNLGNPRFIGISLTFVSQIPETFYLCRLIKEQFPACFLMLGGPCIDQIVGNSDTKTVNRIFDYVDAVGMQEGEKTLEQLLPLLDAESQEAECFAAIPNLMMKGRAPGTLIRSPALTFDLADAATPDYADLEPDRYLAPDRMLLYSPTRGCYWNKCSFCSYGFNQSGRHSYREIPVERAVADLQILQEKFGVTNFYLSADVLSPAYALALAQRIIDQGLDIRWSTDLRIESSYTPERCRLLYQAGLRAVAFGIESGSDRVLRLMNKGIDTGLIRRINRNFHQAGISTSWMTFLNHPGETELEAAETLALIDEQSGMVDQFIAGEFNLTPGSLISCHPEQYGIASVYHAQGDIFRLFPLFRMAGNNSQSPDHDLLEEKIDTISQRYHLDHYPWAGAISTHHSFLCLLHSGPRVFAHPWQQPAPEKRCKDGSSPLHLKFSLKDCRRREQAFMNRYLTEALQPKKNGSAPLSFDHFHKALQKK